ATCCCATTGACATCACCGACGAGGATGAGATCACGGCAGATTTCCTTCAGCACGTGGTAGGTCTAATTGAGGAGGACAAACAGTTTGAGGCCGAGGTGGTGAAGCAAGTGCTGGCCAGCGCTGAACCAGGAGCCCTGGATTCCATTGTGTCGTTACCTACGCCCGCGCAGCCCGTAATCTTGCCACAAGCGCCCATTGCACAGGTTCGtttaaagctttatttttttttttacaagctTAACTCTCGTTTCTTTTCAGCAACAAGTGAACCTGCCATCTCAGGCAGTTCTTGTTGAAGCTGCGATGCCCTCATTGCCCATCGCCTGCAGCACACCTTCGAGGAGCGTGGTTAACCCGCTACCTACCTCGGCGAAGGTTGTGCGTGGCAACGGGCGGGTCATTTATCTTCCCCCCATAGAAGCGCCAACCACGCGGGCCAAGCGGCGGGCGCAATTTCCTCCGGCCCCGGGAATGGCCACCGACGGCACGGGGGATCTGAGCAACCTGTCTTTTGGTGATACGTCGATGGATACAAGCATCAATCAGCTGGCCAATAGTAGCAGCCTCAGCAACGACAGCCAGTCGGGAGTCGGCCCCAAACGACCCAATCCCCGAGAGCCATCGATGGCCAGGCGCTCAACGGTGCCCAGAAGATCAAAGAAGCCTAACACGAGTCAAAGCAATGATCCCGATGCTTCAGAATCTCAGGAGGATGACGATGATCCCAACAAGTAAGCAATCTTCAAAGGTTATAAGGCCAGGAATCGTATTTGAAttgattataataaaattgttacaaTTTCCTAACAACTTTTTCTTCCAGGCTCTGGTGTATTTGTCGTCAGCCGCACAACAATCGTTTCATGATCTGCTGCGATTTGTGCGAGGATTGGTTCCACGGCACATGTGTGGGGGTGACCAAGGCAATGGGCACAGAGATGGAACAGAAGGGCGTCGACTGGAAGTGCCCCAAGTGTGTTAAAAAGCAGGAGGAAAAGGTagttaaacataaacaaattcgAGTCtgtttatattgatttttcgtttaattttctAGAGCCAGCCAAGGATAACGGAAATGTTGGTCACCAGAACAACCGCAGAAGCCGAGGAAAAACCCAAAGAAACCAAAGTATTGACGTTGTCAGCAGAGTTTGTCCAGGTAACGACGCCCAGGAGAACTCTGCCGGTGGGTGTTACTGTGGCCAGCTCGCCCATACGCGTTCCAATGATGAAACCGGTCAAGAAATTCCCAGCCGGTACTGTCacccaccagcagcagcagcttaaCTTTATCAAATTGGGAGCATCCCCTGCCAACCGCATTTCGGAATCGATATGCGTGGTGTGCAAGCGGCCAACAAGCCCTCATTCGGTTTACTGTGGCGAGGAGTGTATACGAAAGTATGCACAAAGTGCCCTTCAAGCGCATACAGCCACCAAGGCACCAGAAAGTCCATTGCCACACAATGCAAGCACTCAATCGCCACTGAACAACTCGCTGGAGGcgaagaaaaacaagaagaagGATCTGTTCGAGGACGTGTTGAGGCAAGCGGACTCCGTGTCAAAAGTGGAACGGGTAAACATATTTGGTTCAACTCCGTCTAGCTTCTTTACTTATAGagatttaaaatactttacaGATAAATGTGTTTGAACGTAGAAGTGGACGAGTGATCACTGGTCACTTGGCCCCCACCGCGCATCAATTCCGCAAATGGCTGCAGGAGAATCCCACCTTCGAGGTGCTGCCCTCCGGAACCCTTCACTCAGCCGACGCAGAGGTAAGTcttgttttggttttaacgcaaaataataattaaatcatattACTAGAAGCGTCAGTTGAAACGCGCACCGGAAGTATCCTCCGTCGATGAATCGGGCACACCAGCAGTCCAAAAGAAGCCGCTTGAAGCTGCAGCTAAACTTTCCCAACCCATCACAGTTCAGGTTAACACACTGGGCATCTCCTCCGTGCGTCCCCTGGCCAAGAAAGTGATCGATAAGGAGAAAGAGAAGCAGCCAGCACAAGTAGCCACTCCTGTTCGAAGCGACGGAAGACCCGAGCCAGTTCGGATTGGCATCCGACGGTCCCTGCGGGAGCAACTGCTGGCGAGGATCAAGGAAGCCCAGGCTGAGGAGCAGACTGCCAACCAGACTACAACCCAGTGGCTGACGTCATTTGAGGTGGACCAGTTTGTCAAGAGCGTGGAACTGGAAATGTTCAACTCGTTCGGACGCGACGTTGGGGCCAAGTATAAGGCCAAGTACCGCTCGCTAATGTTTAACATTAAGGACCGCAAGAACCGGACTCTGTTCGAGAAGATTTGTGCCAAGCAGGTTGAGCCCAAGCAACTGGTGCGGATGACGCCGGAGCAGCTAGCCAGCCAAGAGCTGGCAAAGTGGCGGGAGGAGGAGAACCGGCATCAGCTGGACATGATCAAGAAATCCGAGCTGGACATGCTGTCATGTGCCCAAAACTATGTGGTGAAGACCCACAAGGGGGAGGAGGTGATCGCCACCAAGGTGGATGTGACCCTGCCCGAGGAGGACATCAACGCACCCGCAACGGTTGACAGAAAGCAGACGTCGTTGGTCAGTGAGCCAGATACCTCCGCACTAGAACGTTCCATTTCCAGGGACAAGTCGGCAACGTCCAAGGACAAGCGTCACAAGAGCCACAAGCACCATCACCGCAAACGGAGTCGCAGTCGCTCCAATAGTCGTGGACGAACCGTCGACAAGCGCCATCGCAGGCACCACAACGAGGGCGAGTCGGGCGCAGGATCAGGTGGAGGGGATCGAGAGCGTGAGCATCGGTCCCGCGAGAAACAGAGCAGGGAAAAAGACGAGGCAGTTCCCTCGCCCACGCCCAAAAAGCGAGACGAAAACGATGTGTCGCCAGTGCCCAAAAAGATTCCGGAAAAGAAAGCAGAGGCGAGTGCCTACAACCTGATCGATCAAATTCTGGAGTCTGAGAAAACGGTTGAGCAGGCGGCGAACCTGGGACAACCCAAACCGTCACCCAAGCCACTTCCAACGCTTCCAAGCTCCTCAAAGCCCCCCGAGCCGATGGACAACTACTCGCGCTATGTGCAGGGCCAGGCCACGAGTCCGCTGTGGTCCGGACCCCTTAAGATGATCGACGTGACCGAGTTCGACGTGTCGATGCACCCTGTTCAGGGCAACTGCCACCAGATGGGCAAGCTGATGCCCAGCCAGCTGGACGTGATCGGTCGCATTACCCGCGTAAATGTCTGGGAGTACATCAAGAAGCTGAAAAAGAGCCCCACCAAGGAGGTGGTCATCGTGAACATATTCCCCGCCTCGCCCAACGACACGTTCAAGTTCGATCTCTTCTTCGACTACCTCGACTCGCGTCAGCGGTTGGGCGTCATGGGCGTGGATTCGGATCAGATCAGGGACTTCTACATATTCCCCTTGGGCACCGGCGATGCGTTGCCCGCTGCGCTTCAGACCACGGAGCGGGTGCCCTTCTACGAGGATGCCCAGAGACCCAACACGCTGCTGGGGATCATCGTGCGCTGTCTGAGCAAACGACCGCCAGAGGCTCAGTCCACGCCCCCATCAGTGCCTTCTCCGGTTCCCGCTGCCAGCAGCAAGGCGGCAAAGgtaagaaattttcaaatgctAACTTAAGGGGGTATTCTAATCTGGAAAATTGCAAGTTTAGACTTTCAAAAATATGAttcttaaaagattttttaaaattcaaattatttaatgggATTAAGCGGTTTTGTGACGTGTCGTCCGAGCCATTAAACATATTTCCTAAACTTAAAAAGCGTTTTCTCGAAACTACTTTTTTTGAGATGATAGACATGATGATTCAAGTTCTACTTAAACGATTCTTTTGAAAATTggtctatatattttttatacaattataagtatttttaaaatatttgaaaaggtCGAAAAAATTGGGTTAAAAACACTTTGTTTTCGAGTCGatgcctttttatttttattatgtcttttttttaattgatcgACCTTATGtgatatatatttgatttttcccATCACTGCCATGGTTGATATCATGTTAACCAGGACGcaaggatttttaaaaaaatatataataaaataacattaaacaacgggtacaaaaatgtttttttaagtctTCTAGGTCAGAATTACCCCCttaatcgtttttttttagaattattaGCGATTGATTCTAATACTGAACTTTTGTCTATCTTGCAGAAATCTCGCAACACGACTTTGTTCACGCCGCAAATCAGCCCCAAACGTAAGGCCAGCACCCACTCCACCAGCTCCAAGGATGATGAGTTCGATATTGATGCCATCATCAAGGCGCCCATTGCAAAGCTGCAGAAGAGTATGTATATGCAATGTGAGTAGCTTACAAAATGATTGCTCTACTGCTAACCATTTTCAGCGGTACCCAAACCTGTGCCCCTGCCACCGGCCAATAACGATGCCGATGATGAGCCCTACTCACCCGGCGGCTCCGATGACGAGTTGGTTCCGGTCGATCCAAGAGTTCCCAACGATCTTGAGCGGCAGGTGAATGAAATCAACAAGCAAATTGCCGCGCAGCAGATGGAAATCGCTGGTCTTCTTAAAGTGGAGCCTACGGTAAGTGCAAGATTTGGGAACTTGGGGGCTTTCGTGTGGCTCACTTCCACTTATCGCTACCCACAGGGATCCGCGTCCTCGTCGAATGTCCTAGCCGGCATATCAATTCCACCAAATCTTTCAAAGATCCTGGCCAGCATCAAGGACAAGGCGGACCTGTCTGCCCATGCCGGCGACGGTGCCAGCGAATACAATCCCGAGGACGCAATCACCACGACCAGTGCATTTGGTAAGTCTGCTGATGATGTACAGCGAAAACCCAATGTTATGAACTCGGTTCTTGCAGCAGCGAAGCCGAAGAGCAAAGGTCGTTTGGCGCATCTAAGTGAAGCTGAGCTTCTTAGCATGGTTCCGGACAATCTGGCTGGCGTGATACCCAGCTCGTCGATGACCCGCCACCAGCAggcgccgccgccgccgcttccgccaccgccaccacctccTGGTGTTTAGGGTGTTACCCCCACCTGGATGTAGGCCCAACCCGCGCGCCAATCCTCCAATCGTTATTAGTTTCTGAATTCTGAATTCACGACTCTTGATTTGATATTGTCCCTCGACCGCACCACCCCCCTCCCCCTCATTGTGTACATTCTCATCCAGCGAATTCAATACCATCTCTGTATTATATCTGGCCAATCGGTACCATTTAGTTTTCAGTCCTCCCAATACCGCCCCCGCCCCGCCCCGCCCTCGCACTTAAACAGGATCTTCTTTCGCGTTGCAATGCAAGTTGAGGATCGGTTCATCGCATTATACTCTGTACTCTATCAAGTCCTGTACATTTCctcgaaaataaaaagtgcTACGTAACATTTGTTTTAGGGATACGATAATCGTAACGATTCTTTATTTCCGACAGCGCTTAGTTGATCTCGCAGGGATCGTCCTTGCCGCTGAAGTGGGCGCACGTGATCTTGGGCCCGTTGTGCACCCTTGGAATGGCGATGCGGAAGAGAGTGCCGTGCGGCATGCAGGCGCAGATCTTGTACTGGACACTGCCGGTGCGGAGGCCCAGCTCCGAGCTGACAATCGGGATGCGGTTCATGTCCAAGAAGATGCCCGCGCCGGCCTCCAGGATGGTGGCGCCCTGCGTGGAGTTGATGGAGACGTGGTGCTCGGCCTGCATGTCCACGCTGGCCCCGTCGAAGTAGACGCCCTCGGAGCCCCTGATGGCCGCGCGTCCGTCGCTCTCCAGCACCAGGGTCTCGTCGATGGGGCTGGCGATGCCGCTGGCACTGACCACCTTGGCCAGCAAGGCATCCACGCCGCCGGGAATGTTGTACTGCGGACGGTGGGTGGTGAAGATGGGCTGCTTGTCGACCGGGTCCTTGACCTCGAACAGGTTGGTGGCCTGGACGAGGATGCCCTCCTTGTTGAGGACAATCCTGTCGCGCTCGCTGCTGGCCCCGTTGGCATTGCGGAACACCCGCACATGGACGCCGGCCTGCCCATCGCCATTGCCAGCATCACTGCTGATGGTCACTGGGACATCGGAGAAGCCGTGGATCTGGCCAATCGAATTGGTCTGCACCCGCTCCAGGTCTGTGGAGCCGTAGAACTTGACCACATCCTCCTCGGGAATCACCTCCATGCCCTGGACACCCTTGCCTAGGCGCAGCACGCCCACAATGGTGAGGGTCAGGACGAGATTGCCCACGGTCAGGACGAGAAGGAGAGTCACGATGGTCCAGAAGGCGAAGGTGTTGCGTCCTTGGTGACCGGGATGCAGACGGGAGCAGCTGTCGCTGTTGTACTTCTCGTCGAAGTAGTCCGCCGTATCCGTCTTTGAGTCGTCGCGACAGAAGTCCAAATCCGGCACCACTCCTCCAATGGGCAGCGTCACGGACAGCGCATTCTCCGAGTTGGCATCGTCGGAATAGGACGGCGAGGGTCCTCGGATAAAGGTGTTCTCAAACGTGTGCATCATTGGATCGCAAAATTCTGAGTGTTCCTCTCGAAAAACCGTCTGTATCCAGTGGTACAAAAATAGTGCATGTACACGTGAGGAATACAATTATCTGACATGCGCAGAGATTTCAATCCGCCAGTTTCGAATATTTACTAGATTGACTTCATTTGGACGACTTTATCAATAAAACCTTATAATGATAACTTGAAAAGCGGTTAGCTaagacaaataaaagaaaaataggtACATATGTATGATAAATACTATATCAATACTTGACACATTTTACTAACatcttttaaagttttcaatttaagtGGATTTTCAAatcttctttaaaaaaaaataaactgtaaGGCATTAATATGTACAATCCTTTGATTTACGCACATAcaagatacatttttaaattttaattcttaatacttttttaaaaatgagttCATCCAGACGTTTTCGAACTCTTTTGTTGTTACTTAttacttaataatattaataaccacacaataaaaattaaaatagaatatatatggttattgttttttttcgcccttgcctttttttaaaaagactaACTAATTTGGTCCGTATCGTAAAATCTtagaagaaaataattaaattttttgttttatgaatgAATTGTTTTAGagccaaaatgtttttttcaaacaaaatagaagacaaaatgtatttttttcgaagaaaagaaaagacgATCGTATTTAACGTCAAAGAtctttgaatatttgttttcaaatcgAGCAAATAATCGGAACTGAACCGAACCAGTTCCGAGCCAAAACCCCGCAGCCCTGGAAGAAATAGCATGCGAAGTGGGCTTGATTTTGGTATATTTCGAATTTGCGGTCACAGTCACACTACCTGTCTCCATTTTGCAAGATGTCCTTTAAGGTGAGCTTTTGCCCAAAATCTTAGGTCCCGACTAACCCCCAATCGCCCACAATGACGCAGCCCATTGATCCGAAGCGCGACGAGATCCGGCGCTACCTGGAGCGCGGCAGCGTCCTGGACTCGCTGACCAAGATTTTCATACGCGTGATCAAGGAGCGCCCGGAGAATCCGATGGAGTACATCCGTAACCACATCGGCGTGGTGCGTCACCAGCACGACAAGTACGAGCGCCTGCAGCAGGACCTGCAGCTGGCCAACGAGGAGATCCAGCGGCTGCGTGGCATCATCAACAGCATCAATCCAGAGGTGCTGCAGGGCCATCAGTCCGTGGCCCCCAGTGAGGCTCCTCCAGAGGCTCAGGAGGCCGTGGCAGAGCCAACTCCAGTGGCGGAGCAGCCGGAGAACGTGGAGGCCAATCCGGAGGAGAAACCTGGAGAAAGTTCGGCGGCCGTTGCGGAGGTAACAGCTGCTGTGGAGGCCTGCCAGATTGAGGAGAAAGCGGTGGTCGCCAACAACGAGGCGGCTGCCGCTCCAGCTCATCCCAATCCATCCGTCCAAGTCGAGGCCAGTGGCGCCAACGAGTAGATCTCAGAAGCCAGAAGCTTACACCAAAAACATCCCATCAGAACGCATCCATTTAGAACAAGTGTAAAGTACTTTCcttaatgtaaatgtaaataaagcGAAATACAGAATAACAAGCCTGCGAATTATGGATTTTTCAAATGTTTATTGAAATCAGTTTCATAATTCATACACTTTTtatatcttttgtttattaatacaaaGGATTATTGATaatacatattaataatagttaattttaaaaaaacacatctTAAAAATGACCGGGTATCGATTGATTAATGAACGGAACGGAAAGGCGGAAAGGAGTTGAatgcaaaattataaatttctttgatttcgGGTGCAGGTATGTATTTTTGGGTCCATTTAATCGGACTGCAATGTGGACGAACAAAAACTGATTCAAGGTCGAAACTTAGTGTTTATATTTCACTTATTGGCAAGCGTTCTCCTCTGTTCAACGATTTCCCTTCttcgattttttgttttgctttataCTCTTAAGGCCAAAGAGCGCTACAGGGCCCCCTTTCTATATATGCTTTGTGACCGACTGAGGTCCAGTCGCTTTCCGTACTTCTAATCCAATATAATGCTGGGTGCTCTGCTCGTACGGACCTGTTTACCTAGTGTTTAAAATTTGGACAAAACCTATAATCgcaggtgtgtgtgtgtgtggttggATGGTTGGTTGGTcggtatatatatgtatatatgcgGGGgcgattaaaaataaatatgtggcTTTAATCATGGTATAATCATGTCAATGTGTTTGTAATTGCGAATAAAATCTCAAGGGGAAAAACTTCATTCTTCTGCTAAGGACCCAGGATGTCCTTTGGTCGAGGCTTGCTCCTCCATGCATTCGCTGGCTGTCCGCGTTGTTGAGTGTTTTTTGTGTGGATTTTGACGCTTTCCGGCTGCCGATGATAAGTGACCAAAAACAGAGATAAGGTTGGGGTGAGTGATTCACTAGGCACTAGGTAGCGGTAGCTCTGCTTTAACAGCCCACACTTACGTTTCATCCATGATCTGATGTGTGGCTACGAAGCATATTATTTCTGGTTGTTgctgtatttttgttttgtttcttggttggatttgttttgttttttgttttatatagaAAAAGACTGCTCGTGGTgctgtgtgagtgtgtgataTTACTTTTTACGCTTGTCAGCCGGCTTGAGGATCTGGAACGAGCACATCAGCGTGTCGTCCACGGACATCATGGCGCCGGCATTGTCGAACTCGCCGCAGTAGTTGGGCGCCGAAAAGAGGGTGACCAGCTGGCGCTTGGCGAAGAATTCGTACCCGTCCTCGACAACCTGATGGGCTCGGCAGATGAGATCGAACTCGTGCTTCTGCAAGAACTTGGCCACCACCTCGGCGCCAAAGGTGAAGCTGACGCCGCGGTCGTTCTCGCCCCAGCCCATGGTGTCCTTGTCCGGATCGGACCAGAGAAGATCGCACAGCAGGCCCTGGTCGGGCACGTCGGTGGGGCGCATGATGCGCCGGATCTGCTCCATGGAGGTCAGATCGGGACTGAGGCCGCCGTGGCAGCAGAATATCTTCTCATCGACAATGGCCGCCACCGGCAGGCAGTTGAAGCAGTCCGTGAAGGTCTTCCACAACTTGATGCTGTAGCGACGCTTGCACTCGTCGTAGAACCCGTAGATGCGATTGATGCTGGCGCACTCGTGGTTGCCGCGCAGCAGGAAGAAGTTCTCCGAGTATTTAATCTTGTAGGCGAGCAGCAGGCAGATGGTCTCCAGCGACTGCTTGCCGCGATCGACATAGTCGCCCAGGAACAGGTAGTTCGACTCCGGCGGGAAGCCGCCGTACTCGAACAGGCGCAGCAGATCGTAGTACTGGCCGTGGATGTCGCCGCATATCTTCAGCGGGGCCTCCAGCTCGAGCAGAATGGGCTGCGAGAGGAAGATCTCGCGCGACTTCAGGCACAGCCCGCGTATCTCGCCTTCCGAGAGCTGTACGTTCTTGCCTGGCCGTGCCCCACGCACTTCCAGAAGTCGCGATATTATGCTGTCGATATTCATCACGTCGCCCATGTTTGCTGCTTGATCTGTGGTGcactgctgctactgctggtGTCGAGGTTGCCGCTAACTATGGTTGGTAGCGCCGAAATAGCCTCGAAATCTGTAGTTTTCCAAAACTATTTCTGCTAAATACTTTTCACAGCTAACTAGTATGAAAATTTCTCCAGTGTGTCCACATTGACAGAGCAGCAGGAAGGAATGAAACAGGCAGTTAGTCATGCCCAGGTGCGCAGGTTTGTCCCTTTCTCGCTTTCTCCCTGCTCTTCTGCGTCGTACGCTTGTAACGGGTGCGAGCGGGCTGACATGTATACACCCCGGTGGTGCTGCCACATCGGGGGAAAACCACATCTGGCCGAACCAAAGACGCCATTTTATCTATTCGATTTCTTATCGTCAGGCCACTCGATAAGTTTTCTGTCTACGCCCGTCTATCATTCAATTAACTGTTAAATTAGGCGGGTTCAAATCTGTATAAAATGCTTTTGAACGATATTATAAGCGGAAAAGTAGGCGGCGCCG
This genomic window from Drosophila gunungcola strain Sukarami chromosome 3R, Dgunungcola_SK_2, whole genome shotgun sequence contains:
- the LOC128252328 gene encoding beta-sarcoglycan; translation: MMHTFENTFIRGPSPSYSDDANSENALSVTLPIGGVVPDLDFCRDDSKTDTADYFDEKYNSDSCSRLHPGHQGRNTFAFWTIVTLLLVLTVGNLVLTLTIVGVLRLGKGVQGMEVIPEEDVVKFYGSTDLERVQTNSIGQIHGFSDVPVTISSDAGNGDGQAGVHVRVFRNANGASSERDRIVLNKEGILVQATNLFEVKDPVDKQPIFTTHRPQYNIPGGVDALLAKVVSASGIASPIDETLVLESDGRAAIRGSEGVYFDGASVDMQAEHHVSINSTQGATILEAGAGIFLDMNRIPIVSSELGLRTGSVQYKICACMPHGTLFRIAIPRVHNGPKITCAHFSGKDDPCEIN
- the LOC128252330 gene encoding serine/threonine-protein phosphatase alpha-2 isoform, which translates into the protein MGDVMNIDSIISRLLEVRGARPGKNVQLSEGEIRGLCLKSREIFLSQPILLELEAPLKICGDIHGQYYDLLRLFEYGGFPPESNYLFLGDYVDRGKQSLETICLLLAYKIKYSENFFLLRGNHECASINRIYGFYDECKRRYSIKLWKTFTDCFNCLPVAAIVDEKIFCCHGGLSPDLTSMEQIRRIMRPTDVPDQGLLCDLLWSDPDKDTMGWGENDRGVSFTFGAEVVAKFLQKHEFDLICRAHQVVEDGYEFFAKRQLVTLFSAPNYCGEFDNAGAMMSVDDTLMCSFQILKPADKRKK
- the LOC128252314 gene encoding death-inducer obliterator 1 isoform X2 — protein: MSSSVFTEAPSARPAAADGDSNLVVVYSKNGVSFDERAIGNIMEEKSISTISVVRLTSPTPSMVDQEEAERLEELESFLEAATDSELDSDNGSQSGGDDASDASAQDEENQNTGEENNGDSTETETDAPRTRRRAGRKPKAIKKRKRRRPKERPQIVGLRVEQFYADGTADMVVKNALKLAGVSVYKRTAETDALMEVIRNDHNYTPFTSPEELKNHKRAEKMAMEMQAQSRKIIMQAPGSVKLINAKKRVQTIPFSPLQVKVQRLPVKPTPVQQPTHLQPKVQLIRKTIQQPLPRPKPEIIASPVVNVRPRPTRAPVKVIAPVQDYIEDDDDAQSSDPADEENADKSYDTEEMSEESDDFQESDNDRDSDMDFNMRRSGGRNPNKRKRVRKVIRPVQTKPAKPLPLPPSTPQHFPELKKRKEVVEQKAPQIGQIIQLPPKAPPSVIALGRGLASTSFLKIRPTHQTLPVKKPPLPATNANTKVRRMPVVHMGRIINSATPGVFTTPPQEGVKEIIINKNMASPKGVFTNLNSLLGENNNATIKSSPDPLRHRAVMSPSTPRSSYSQQLAPIVVPVPAQAQAPNPSKGFMPIGVDTAQSHKLPSQIVIETHQSSSELAAENDKQLDLINSIVQDELLNTTLVEQPTVNAVEDIPKLVKMLESTAAGLDQASVSLTTPSFATSEIQGVNNAAVVDPIDITDEDEITADFLQHVVGLIEEDKQFEAEVVKQVLASAEPGALDSIVSLPTPAQPVILPQAPIAQQQVNLPSQAVLVEAAMPSLPIACSTPSRSVVNPLPTSAKVVRGNGRVIYLPPIEAPTTRAKRRAQFPPAPGMATDGTGDLSNLSFGDTSMDTSINQLANSSSLSNDSQSGVGPKRPNPREPSMARRSTVPRRSKKPNTSQSNDPDASESQEDDDDPNKLWCICRQPHNNRFMICCDLCEDWFHGTCVGVTKAMGTEMEQKGVDWKCPKCVKKQEEKSQPRITEMLVTRTTAEAEEKPKETKVLTLSAEFVQVTTPRRTLPVGVTVASSPIRVPMMKPVKKFPAGTVTHQQQQLNFIKLGASPANRISESICVVCKRPTSPHSVYCGEECIRKYAQSALQAHTATKAPESPLPHNASTQSPLNNSLEAKKNKKKDLFEDVLRQADSVSKVERINVFERRSGRVITGHLAPTAHQFRKWLQENPTFEVLPSGTLHSADAEKRQLKRAPEVSSVDESGTPAVQKKPLEAAAKLSQPITVQVNTLGISSVRPLAKKVIDKEKEKQPAQVATPVRSDGRPEPVRIGIRRSLREQLLARIKEAQAEEQTANQTTTQWLTSFEVDQFVKSVELEMFNSFGRDVGAKYKAKYRSLMFNIKDRKNRTLFEKICAKQVEPKQLVRMTPEQLASQELAKWREEENRHQLDMIKKSELDMLSCAQNYVVKTHKGEEVIATKVDVTLPEEDINAPATVDRKQTSLVSEPDTSALERSISRDKSATSKDKRHKSHKHHHRKRSRSRSNSRGRTVDKRHRRHHNEGESGAGSGGGDREREHRSREKQSREKDEAVPSPTPKKRDENDVSPVPKKIPEKKAEASAYNLIDQILESEKTVEQAANLGQPKPSPKPLPTLPSSSKPPEPMDNYSRYVQGQATSPLWSGPLKMIDVTEFDVSMHPVQGNCHQMGKLMPSQLDVIGRITRVNVWEYIKKLKKSPTKEVVIVNIFPASPNDTFKFDLFFDYLDSRQRLGVMGVDSDQIRDFYIFPLGTGDALPAALQTTERVPFYEDAQRPNTLLGIIVRCLSKRPPEAQSTPPSVPSPVPAASSKAAKKSRNTTLFTPQISPKRKASTHSTSSKDDEFDIDAIIKAPIAKLQKTVPKPVPLPPANNDADDEPYSPGGSDDELVPVDPRVPNDLERQVNEINKQIAAQQMEIAGLLKVEPTGSASSSNVLAGISIPPNLSKILASIKDKADLSAHAGDGASEYNPEDAITTTSAFAKPKSKGRLAHLSEAELLSMVPDNLAGVIPSSSMTRHQQAPPPPLPPPPPPPGV
- the LOC128252314 gene encoding death-inducer obliterator 1 isoform X1, whose translation is MSSSVFTEAPSARPAAADGDSNLVVVYSKNGVSFDERAIGNIMEEKSISTISVVRLTSPTPSMVDQEEAERLEELESFLEAATDSELDSDNGSQSGGDDASDASAQDEENQNTGEENNGDSTETETDAPRTRRRAGRKPKAIKKRKRRRPKERPQIVGLRVEQFYADGTADMVVKNALKLAGVSVYKRTAETDALMEVIRNDHNYTPFTSPEELKNHKRAEKMAMEMQAQSRKIIMQAPGSVKLINAKKRVQTIPFSPLQVKVQRLPVKPTPVQQPTHLQPKVQLIRKTIQQPLPRPKPEIIASPVVNVRPRPTRAPVKVIAPVQDYIEDDDDAQSSDPADEENADKSYDTEEMSEESDDFQESDNDRDSDMDFNMRRSGGRNPNKRKRVRKVIRPVQTKPAKPLPLPPSTPQHFPELKKRKEVVEQKAPQIGQIIQLPPKAPPSVIALGRGLASTSFLKIRPTHQTLPVKKPPLPATNANTKVRRMPVVHMGRIINSATPGVFTTPPQEGVKEIIINKNMASPKGVFTNLNSLLGENNNATIKSSPDPLRHRAVMSPSTPRSSYSQQLAPIVVPVPAQAQAPNPSKGFMPIGVDTAQSHKLPSQIVIETHQSSSELAAENDKQLDLINSIVQDELLNTTLVEQPTVNAVEDIPKLVKMLESTAAGLDQASVSLTTPSFATSEIQGVNNAAVVDPIDITDEDEITADFLQHVVGLIEEDKQFEAEVVKQVLASAEPGALDSIVSLPTPAQPVILPQAPIAQQQVNLPSQAVLVEAAMPSLPIACSTPSRSVVNPLPTSAKVVRGNGRVIYLPPIEAPTTRAKRRAQFPPAPGMATDGTGDLSNLSFGDTSMDTSINQLANSSSLSNDSQSGVGPKRPNPREPSMARRSTVPRRSKKPNTSQSNDPDASESQEDDDDPNKLWCICRQPHNNRFMICCDLCEDWFHGTCVGVTKAMGTEMEQKGVDWKCPKCVKKQEEKSQPRITEMLVTRTTAEAEEKPKETKVLTLSAEFVQVTTPRRTLPVGVTVASSPIRVPMMKPVKKFPAGTVTHQQQQLNFIKLGASPANRISESICVVCKRPTSPHSVYCGEECIRKYAQSALQAHTATKAPESPLPHNASTQSPLNNSLEAKKNKKKDLFEDVLRQADSVSKVERINVFERRSGRVITGHLAPTAHQFRKWLQENPTFEVLPSGTLHSADAEKRQLKRAPEVSSVDESGTPAVQKKPLEAAAKLSQPITVQVNTLGISSVRPLAKKVIDKEKEKQPAQVATPVRSDGRPEPVRIGIRRSLREQLLARIKEAQAEEQTANQTTTQWLTSFEVDQFVKSVELEMFNSFGRDVGAKYKAKYRSLMFNIKDRKNRTLFEKICAKQVEPKQLVRMTPEQLASQELAKWREEENRHQLDMIKKSELDMLSCAQNYVVKTHKGEEVIATKVDVTLPEEDINAPATVDRKQTSLVSEPDTSALERSISRDKSATSKDKRHKSHKHHHRKRSRSRSNSRGRTVDKRHRRHHNEGESGAGSGGGDREREHRSREKQSREKDEAVPSPTPKKRDENDVSPVPKKIPEKKAEASAYNLIDQILESEKTVEQAANLGQPKPSPKPLPTLPSSSKPPEPMDNYSRYVQGQATSPLWSGPLKMIDVTEFDVSMHPVQGNCHQMGKLMPSQLDVIGRITRVNVWEYIKKLKKSPTKEVVIVNIFPASPNDTFKFDLFFDYLDSRQRLGVMGVDSDQIRDFYIFPLGTGDALPAALQTTERVPFYEDAQRPNTLLGIIVRCLSKRPPEAQSTPPSVPSPVPAASSKAAKKSRNTTLFTPQISPKRKASTHSTSSKDDEFDIDAIIKAPIAKLQKTVPKPVPLPPANNDADDEPYSPGGSDDELVPVDPRVPNDLERQVNEINKQIAAQQMEIAGLLKVEPTGSASSSNVLAGISIPPNLSKILASIKDKADLSAHAGDGASEYNPEDAITTTSAFAAKPKSKGRLAHLSEAELLSMVPDNLAGVIPSSSMTRHQQAPPPPLPPPPPPPGV
- the LOC128252334 gene encoding c-Myc-binding protein homolog; the protein is MSFKPIDPKRDEIRRYLERGSVLDSLTKIFIRVIKERPENPMEYIRNHIGVVRHQHDKYERLQQDLQLANEEIQRLRGIINSINPEVLQGHQSVAPSEAPPEAQEAVAEPTPVAEQPENVEANPEEKPGESSAAVAEVTAAVEACQIEEKAVVANNEAAAAPAHPNPSVQVEASGANE